TGTCGCCGATCCTGCACGTCGTGCCGCTGCAACTGCTCGCGTATCACACCGCGTGTGCGCGCGGCACCGACGTCGACAAGCCGCGCAACCTCGCGAAATCGGTGACGGTGGAGTAATACGCGGCGACGGGAGGGCCCCTCGCCAGGCTCTCCCGACCGCTTGCGGGTGTGAGGCAGGCCGTTTGGCCAAGTCGAAATATGTACCACGTAGTGGTATATAATCCTGTGCTAACTCGACCGGCTCGACATGTCTGCTTCCGTACGACGCGTCTTCAAGACGAAGTGGTTTCACAAGGCAGCCGGGAAAGCGGGAATCGCCGATGGCGAACTCTGCCGCGCGGTGCGGGAACTGGCCCGCGGCCAGGGCGTCGATCTCGGCGGCAACGTGTGGAAAAAGCGCCTCGACGGCAATCGGCAGCGCGGGATCGTGCTGGCCAAGGTCGGGCACACGTGGGTGTTCGTGTTCCTGTTCGCGAAATGCGACCGCGACAACATCGACGCATGCGAACTGCGCGTGTTCAGAAAGCTCGCCGCGGACGTGGGTCGACACACCGACAGCGACATCGCGACGCTGGTCGCACTGAAAGAGCTTGTGGAGATTTGCAATGGCTAAGAGTCGATTCAAGAGCGATGCGACGGAGGCGATCCACAGCGCCGCGTCCGGCCTGTATCGTGCGCAACTGATCGACAAGAAGACGATGCGGGAATACGACGATCTCTGCATCGAAGCCGCGCCGCAGTTCGATCCGGAAGCGATCGCCCGCATCCGCAAGTCGGTCAACGTCAGCCAGAGCGTGTTCGCACTCTACCTGAACACGACGACGTCGACGATCCGCCAATGGGAACAGGGCGACAAGCGGCCGAGCGGCATCGCCGCGCGCATGCTCCAGATCGTCGAGAAACACGGGCTCGAGGTGTTCTCCTGAGCCGGCTTCCCCGAATGCCCCTGCACGGCCCCGACCGGACGCGCCGCAACGAATATGACGGAGAGACAATGGTAAGACTGTTTGGATGCGGATTGCTGGCGCTGACGTTCGCGTCGACGGGCTGGGCCGCCGAGCACTATGTCGAGGTCTGGAACCCGCCCGAGGCGCGGCAGCCGGCAGCCCGTACGCCGGATGCCCGTATGCCGACCGCACGCCCCGCCGACGCGCGCACCGGCAAGAGCGCGGAGAAGCACGCGAGCGCCACGCCGAAAGCCGCCGCGAAACAACCGCCCAAGCGCCGCGTCGCGCAGGCCGTGAAAGCGGGCTCGCACCGCCCGGCCGCCACCGCGACCGAAACCCGTGCCGCCCCGCGCCCCGTCGCGCAACCCGCGCCCGGGCGTCTCACGGTGATGCAGCCGGCCGCACCGGACGCGACGCACGCGCTCACCTTCTCCGACATCCCGCGTCAATACACGCCGGACGGCAACGTGCTGCAGGTCGGCACGCACGGCCGCTCCGCGGAGGTGACTCGATAATGGAAGCGCAGACCTACCACGGCTACCAGATCTGGGGCCACGCGATCCTGCAGCAGGACGAGATCATGCAGCCCGAGCGCTTCGCGGCGAGCGGCACGATCACGCAGAACAACCGGCTCGTCGAGGCGTCGGGCGTGCTCGGCGTGTTCGACACCGAAGACGACGCGCGCGATGCCGGGCTCGAATGGGCGCGCGCGTGGATCGACAACCACAGCTGACCGAGCGCAGGCGCGTCACGCACCGCAAATGAAAGAAGGGGCGTCCATGACGCCCCTTCTTTCATTCGAACCCGGAAACCCGGCAACACTCACGCAGCGGCGTGCGGCGGCCTCACCGTCTGCTGCGGCCGGCCGACGAGCCGTGTCAGCACGACGATCGCGACCAGCGTCACGACGTACGCGGCGATCTGGATGCCCGCCGGCCGCGCGGTATAGCCGATCAGCGTATGCAGCGCCTTGCCGACGATGCTCGATTCCTTGAGCAGCCACGACGTGTCCCAGACCGCATCGCCCCACGACGGCACGAGGCCGGCCGCCAGCAGGAAGCCGACGCACTGGCTCGCCATGCCCGCGGCGAGCAGCACGATCAGCCCGTTGGTGACGGAGAACAGGCGCTTCAACGGAATCTGCAGCAGGCCCGCGTACATCGCGTAGCCGAGCCCCGCACCGCCGAGCACGCCGAGCAGCCCGCCGACGATCATCTGCGGCGTCTGGCCCGGATCGCCCGCCGCGATCCCGTACAGGAACAGCACGGCCTCGGAGCCCTCGCGCAATACCGCGACGCCGACCACGATCGCGAGCCCGGTCAGCGGCCGGCTGCCGGCGGCGACCGCCCGGCCGACCTCGCCCATGTGCAGTGCCATTTCGCGGCCGTGCCGGCTCATCCAGATGCAATGCCACGCGAGCATCAGCGTCGCGACGAACATCACGCCCGCGTTGAAGACTTCCTGGCCCATGCCCGAAGCCCATTGCGAGATCACGTCGGCGAACGCCGCGATCAGGCCGGCGCCGACCACGCCGCCGACCAGCCCGCCGCCCACCCACCAGCCGCGCCGCGGCACGCCCTTCGTGGCGGCCATCACGATCGAGACCACCAGCGCGGCCTCGAGCACTTCACGAAAGACGATCAGGGCGGTAGACAGCATGTCGGTATCGCTTACTTGACGGTCAGGTGCGTCTTCGACTGCGCTTCGTGATACTCGTCGTGGAACTCGTAGGTCCCGGCCTTCAGCGGCCCGACCAGGATCTCGACCGACTTGCCGGCCGGCACGACCTTCTCGGCCTTGAAGTCGT
This DNA window, taken from Burkholderia cenocepacia, encodes the following:
- a CDS encoding type II toxin-antitoxin system RelE/ParE family toxin → MSASVRRVFKTKWFHKAAGKAGIADGELCRAVRELARGQGVDLGGNVWKKRLDGNRQRGIVLAKVGHTWVFVFLFAKCDRDNIDACELRVFRKLAADVGRHTDSDIATLVALKELVEICNG
- a CDS encoding helix-turn-helix domain-containing protein; protein product: MAKSRFKSDATEAIHSAASGLYRAQLIDKKTMREYDDLCIEAAPQFDPEAIARIRKSVNVSQSVFALYLNTTTSTIRQWEQGDKRPSGIAARMLQIVEKHGLEVFS
- a CDS encoding FTR1 family protein; this translates as MLSTALIVFREVLEAALVVSIVMAATKGVPRRGWWVGGGLVGGVVGAGLIAAFADVISQWASGMGQEVFNAGVMFVATLMLAWHCIWMSRHGREMALHMGEVGRAVAAGSRPLTGLAIVVGVAVLREGSEAVLFLYGIAAGDPGQTPQMIVGGLLGVLGGAGLGYAMYAGLLQIPLKRLFSVTNGLIVLLAAGMASQCVGFLLAAGLVPSWGDAVWDTSWLLKESSIVGKALHTLIGYTARPAGIQIAAYVVTLVAIVVLTRLVGRPQQTVRPPHAAA